The Streptomyces noursei ATCC 11455 sequence TGCTCGGCCATGAACGCCTGGAGCTTCGCCCGCAGTTCCTCGGTACGGGCGTCGAATGCGAAGTCCATCGGTGCCTCAGCCTTCCTTGAGAGTGGTCAGTCCGCGGTCGATGAAGACGGGCACCAGCTCGCCGATCCGGTCGAAGCCCGCGCCGACCGTCTGGCCGAGCGTGTAGCGGTAGTGGATCCCTTCGAGGATCACCGCGAGCTTGAACCACGCGAAGGCGGTGTACCAGGCGATCCGCGAGGTGTCCCGGCCCGAGCGCTCGGCGTAGCGTGCGATCAGCTCCTCCGGGGAGGGGTGCCCCGGAGCGCCGCTGGTGGTGCTGACCGGCGACTTGGGCAGCCCGAGGTCGGTGCAGTACATCGCCAGCAGCCCGAGGTCGGTCAGCGGGTCGCCGAGCGTGGACATCTCCCAGTCCAGTACGGCGGTGATGGTGTCGTCGGCGCCGACCAGGACGTTGTCCAGCCGGTAGTCGCCGTGCACGACGGTCGGCGCGGGGGAGCGGGGCAGCTCCCGGCCCAGCGCCTCGTGGAGCGCGTCGATGCCGGGCAGCGCGCGGTTCTTGGAGGCTGCCAACTGCTTGCCCCAGCGCCGGAGTTGCCGCTCCAGGAAGCCGTCCGGGCGCCCGAAGTCGGCCAGTCCGGCCGCCTCCGGCTCCACCGCGTGCAGCGCCACCAACGTGTCGACCAGCGACAGCACCACCGCCCGGGTCCGCTCCGGGCCCAGCGGAGCCAGCTGCTCCGTGGTCCGGTACGGGGTGCCCGCCACCAGCTCCATCACGTAGAACGGCGCGCCGACGACGGTCTCGTCCTCGCACAGCAGCAGCGCCTCCGGCACCGGCACGGCGGTGTCGTGCAGGGCGCTGATCACCCGGTGCTCGCGGTGCATGTCGTGCGCGGTGGCCAGCACGTGGCCGAGCGGTGGGCGGCGGACGACCCAGGAGTCGGCGCCGTCGGTGACCCGGTAGGTGAGGTTGGACCGTCCGCCCTCGATCAGCTGCGCGCGCAGCGGCCCGGAGACCAGGCCCGGCCGCTCCCGGTCCAGATGCTCCCGCAGGCGCTCCAGGTCGAGGCCGGGCGGCGCCTCCCCGGCGGCCGACGGGGGCGGTGTGCCGTTGCTCATCGTGCTTCCTCCGTACGGAGTGGACGGTTGGCGGTCCGGGGCCGGCGGGCCCGTTCCGCCCGATCATGCCGACTAGTCGGTATGGAGTCCAGTGCTCCGTCGTGGGGCGTCGGTCACCCGACGTGTTTCCGCCACCGGACCCGGCGCGCAGGCCGGGCGCGGCGTGCGCCCCGGCGCCCCGACCGGCCCCCGCTCAGGCGTGACAGGCCGGCAGCACCCCGCCGTTCAGTTCCGCCATCGCCCCGAACCCGGCCGCCGCGTCCAGCGGCGCACCCGGCGCCGCGCCCGCCAGCTCGGCGTAGGCCCGCAGCAGGTTGGCCACCAGCCGCTCGCCCTCCGCCAGCCCCCCGAACGCCCCCGGGTCCGCCTCCCGGGCCACCTCCAGCGGCGTCCGCCCGGCCGCCCGACCCTCCCGCGCCAACTCCCCGACGTACCGCAGATACCGCTCGACCTCGTCGTAGACCTCCGGCCCGGCCACCGGACCGTGCCCCGGCACGACCGTCTCGGCGCCCAGCGACCGCAGCACCTCGATCGCCCGCAGCGACCCGCTCAGCGAGCCCATCAGGAGGAACGGCGTGCCCCCGTGGAAGATCAGGTCCCCGGTGAAGACCACCCGCTGCCGCGGCAGCCAGACGATGGTGTCGCCGGGTGTGTGCGCCGGCCCGGGGTGGATCAGGTGCACCTCCCACTCCCCGACGTGCACGGTCAGGCGGTCCTCGAAGGTCACCTCCGGCGGGGTCAGCCGGATGTCGCCGTATGCCACCTCGGGCCACACCGCGTGCAACTGGTAGCCGGCGGCCAGCACCTCCCGCCGGCAGGCCGCGTGCCCGATGATCGTCGCCTCCGGCGCGAACACGCCGTTGCCGTAGGTGTGGTCGCCGTGGTGGTGGGTGTTGACGAGGGTGCGGGGCGCGGGGGCGCCGCTCTCCGCGATCCGGCGGCGCAGCAGCCGCGCCCGGCGCTCGGTGGCGGCGGTGTCCACGACCAGGGTGGCGGTGCCGTCGGTGACGAACCCCGCGTTGTTCAGGCACCAGCCGCCGTCCGGCTGGACGAACGCGTGGACGCCCGGGGCGAGTTCGGTGAGGTGGGGCTCGGCGACGGCGGCGGTGCCGTTCGCGCCGGCCCCCGAAGCCTGCTGATGGTCCGTCATGTTCCGCTCCCGGGGGATGGGTCGGTCGGTCCGTGCGGATACCGCGGCCGGCCGCCGGATCCCGGAGCCGGGCCGGTGCCGCGCGGGCCCGCTCACCGTACCGCCGTCCGCGATCTCACCGCCCCGGTAGCAGCAGCGCCGCGCCGCCCGCCGCCAGCCCGACCGTGCAGCCGGCCACCAGCAGGGCCAGCCGCGCCGGCAGGGCCGCCGGCCGCCCGGCCGCCATCGTCCGCATCCGCAGGTCCGCGGCGACCGCGAACGCCACCCACACCAGCGCCACCAGCGCCGCCAGGGTCACCTCGACCGGGCCCGGCGCCCCGCTGCGCAGCACCTGCCGGCCGGCCAGCACCGCCACCACAGCGGCCGACAGCACCGTCCGCCGCCAGGCCAGCCGGGTCCGCTCCGGCTGGAGCCCCGGGTCCCGCTCGGCCGTCGGCCGCGGCGCCCGGCCGCCCCGCCCGGCCCCCTGGGACGCGCCCATCGCTTCCCCCACCCGCTAGTTCGTCCAGCCGATCAGCGTCAGCACGACCACCGCCACCGCCAGCAGCCCGACGCACAGCGCCAGCACGGCCGGGAAGCGGGAGAGCGGCAGGTCCTCGCCGCGCCGCATCGCCCGCTCGCAGCGCACCCAGTGGTTGACCGCGCGCAGCGCGCACAGTGCCCCGCCCACCAGCAGGACGACGGTGAAGGCGAGCCGCAGGCTGCCGTGCAGCCGGGGCAGGAACTGGTCCACCGCGAAGCCCCCGCCGACCAGCGCCAGCCCGGTGCGCAGCCAGGCGAGGAAGGTCCGCTCGTTGGCGAGCGAGAACCGGTAGTCGGGGGTGGTGCCCTCCTCGCGCACCCGCCCCGGGGAGAACCACAGTCGTATGCCCGGACCCATCGGCTCAGCCCTCCCCGGCCGCCCGCCGGGCCGTCAGCTCCCGGTACGCGGCCAGCCCGTCCGGGGTCCACGGCCACACGTCCAGCTGTCGGGCCAGCTCCTCCTCGGACAGGAAGGCGTGCCAGTCGATCTCCGCCTTCTGGGGCGCCACCGGAAGCGTGCAGCGCACCTGGTAGACCGCCGACCACCAGGTGTGTTCGGGCGTCTCGTACAGGAAGCGGAACAGCGGCTCCGGGCGCGGCAGCCCGGACACCCCGAGCTCCTCCTCGGCCTCCCGCAGCGCCGCCTGGTCATAGCTCTCGCCGGTGCCCACCACACCGCCCACGAACATGTCGTAGTGCGAGGGGAACACCAGCTTCCGGGGCGTCCGCCGGTGCACGAAGATCCGGTCCTCGGCGTCCCGGACCAGGATGAACGCGCACCGGGTGCGCAGCCGGCGGGCGTACGCCACTGCCCGCGGGGCCTGCCCCACGACCCGGTCCTGCTCGTCGACGACATCGAGGACTTCGTCCGCGTTGAGCGGCTCCTGCGCGGTGCGCGGTCGCTGATCGGTCATGGGGCCATCGAACCACCCGTGGCGGCGCGCGGACGTGCCGGGGACGCCGCCACCGGTCTTCGGCTCACTGTCCCATGACGTACTTCACGGTCGGCCCGGTGGTCCAGCCGCCGTCCACCGCCAGCTCGGCGCCGGTGATGTACGAGGCGGCGTCGGAGAGCAGGAAGGCCACCGCGCCGGCGATCTCGTGCGCCTCGCCGACCCGGGCCATCGGCGTGTTGGGGTACCGGCCCTCGCCGACCTCGATGCCGACCTGGGCGGTCATCGGGGTGTAGGTCATCCCGGGGTGCACGGAGTTCACCCGGACCCGCGCGGTGCCCCACTCCACCGCGCCGATCTTGGTCAGGCCGCGGACGCCCCACTTCGACGCGCCGTAGCCCCCGGTCATCGCCAGGCCCATCAGCCCGGCCGCCGACGAGATGTTCACGATCGAGCCGGCGCCGCGCTCCTTCATGGCCGGCAGCACGGTCTTCATCCCGATGAAGACGCCGGTGAGGTTGACGTCCAAGACCTTGCGGAAGAAGTCGGCGGAGATCGTCTCCAGGGGCGCCCCGGTCGATATCCCGGCGTTGTTCACCAGCCCGTCGATCCCGCCGAACTCCGCCACCGCGAAGTCCGCGACCCGCTGCCAGTCCTCCTCGGAGGTGACGTCGTGGGCCAGGAAGCGGGCCGGCTCGCCGAGCCGCGTCGCGGTCGCCGCGCCCTCCTCCCGGAGGACGTCGGTGAGGACGACGTGGGCGCCGGCCGCGACGGCCCGCTCGGCGGCCGCGGCCCCCAGCCCGCGGGCCGCGCCGGTGAGGACGACGGTCTTGCCGGTCAGGTCCGCTGCCGGGGCCGCCGGGGTGGACTCGCTCATGGGAACTCCTTCGGTTCGGGGGCGGCGGCGAGCAGGAACGCCGTCGTCGTCCCGGTGAGGTCGGCGAGAAACAGCTCTTCGCCCGTCAGGGGTGCGGCACCGTCCAGGTAGTGCCGGGCCCGGTCGGCCAGCGCCGCGCCGATCAGCGTCAGCGCCAGGTCCAGCCGCTCCAGCCGCACCGGCTCCGCCAGCCCGGCGGCTGCCAGCGCCGCCGCCACCCGGCAGATCAGCCGCCAGTAGGCGGTCCCGGCGAGGGTGGGGTGCGGGACCCCGCTGCGGACCCCGCTCTCGTGGCTGAGCTGCGCGGAGATCCGCAGACAGCGCCGCCCGCGGTCGGTGCGCAGCTCGGTGGCCTCCGCCGTGACCAGGAGCCCGATCAGCTCCCGGAGCGCCGGTGCGCCGGCCTCCGCCGTGGTCAGCGGCGGCGCCAGGGCCGCCTCCGTACGGGCCAGCCGGCCGGCCATCACGGCGTCCAGCAGTCCGGCCCGGGAGCCGAAGTGGTACTGCACCGCCGAGGGATTGCTCTGGCCGGCGAGCGCCACGATGTCGCGCAGCTGGGCGCCGTCCACGCCTTGCGCCGCGAAGACCTCTTCGGCGGCGCGGATCAACTTCTCCCGGGTCTCGGGGCCTGATGTCCTGGGCATGCGCCGATTCTAATGTCGAACATTAATAAAGGGGGAAGGGGCGGCGGTGTGTCGGTCGGCGCGCGGCGCGGCCGGCGTGGCGCGGCTGCGCGCGCAGGACGGTGGACACGGCGGGCGGGACTTCGTGGACGCGCCCTAGCGGGGCTGGAGCTCCCGCGAGGAGTCGGTCGCCCCGGCCCCCGGCGGCATCGCCGGATGGCTGCCGATCAGTACGATCCCCGCCACCACCGCGGCGATCCCGGCCGCCTGGAAGGCCAGCGCCCCGGGCGTCACCCGCAGCTGGTCGCCGAGGAAGCCCACCCCGCAGGCGATGCCCGCCAGCGGCTGGGCGGCGGTCAGTGCGGGCAGCGACATCCGCAGCGGCGCCGACTCGAAGGCGCTCTGCACCATCACCAGCGCCAGCACCCCGAGCACCACGATCGCGTACGGGTGCCAGCTCGTCAGCAGCGCGCGCCAGCCGCCCGCGCCGAACCGCAGGCCGCTGATCCGGGTCAGCGCGTCCTGCAGCCCGTACAGCAGTCCGGCCGCCACCCCCAGCAGTGCGGCCTCCAGGCTCACATGCACCCGCTCCCGCTTGGCGATCGCCGCCAGCAGCAGGGCGGCGGACAGCACCCCGCCCATGATCAGCCACTGGGCCAGCTGCCCCACCTCGCTGTTGCGCCCGCCGTGCGGCTGCCCGGCCACGATGAACGCGGTCACCCCGCCCGCCAGCAGGCACAGGCCGGCCCAGCCGCTGTGGCCCAGTCGCTGCCGGGAGAGCCGGCGCGCCAGCGCCATCGCGAACAGCAGGTTGGTCGCCATCAGCGGTTCGACCAGGGTGATGTCGCCCATCCCCAGCGCCACCGCGCCCAGCGCCATCCCCGTCACCATCAGCACGATTCCGGCCACCCAGCGCGGCATCCGCACCAGGTCCAGCAGCAGCCGGAAGGAGAGGTAGTCCTGCGGCGGGGCGTGCTGCGCCGCGATCTGCTGGAGGACGAACCCGGTGCCCAGACAGCAAGCCGCGGCAAGGGCGAGCAGGATCACCGTCACGTCGCACACCTCGTATCGCGCGGGGCGGGGGATGCGCCCGAGGATAGTCAGCCACGGTGGCCGAAACGCGGCCGTCGACCCCGCCATTCTCGCGCGCACCCGTCTGTACCACCGACCACCGGCCGTTGCGGGCAACGGACCCCGTTCGCAGCCGGTTGCAGAGGACTCTTTGCAGAGAAACCCATGCAGAGAACTCTCTGCATCCCTACGCTGAGGCCATGACGACCCACGACGAGGGGCCGTGCGTCGAGGTGCCCCAGGGCGACGTGCCCCGGGGCGCCCCGTCGAGCCGCGGACCGGACGACAGCGCCGCCGCCCCCGCGCGGCGCCCCACCCGCCGGATGGACGCCCGCAGCCTGCGCGGCCTCGCCCACCCGCTGCGGATGCGCATCCTGGAACTGCTGACCCTCGACGGCCCGGATACCGCCACCGGGCTCTCCCGGCGGCTCGGCGAGAACACCGGCACGGTCAGCTGGCACCTGCGCCAGCTCGCCGCACACGACTTCATCGAGGAGGAGGCCGGCCGCGGCACCCGGCGCGAGCGCTGGTGGCGGGCGGTCGCGGTCTCCCGCCAGCTCAACACCACGGACTTCCGCGACGATCCGGACGCCCGCGGCCCGCTCTCGGTCTACGTCCACGAACTCGTCCAGCAGCACTTCCACCAGGTCGTCGGCTACCTCGCCGAGGACTGGGGCCCGGAGTGGCGCGACGCCGGCGCCATCGTGCAGTGGCACGACCTCAGGCTGACGCCCGATCAGTTGGCGGCGCTGAACAAGGAGATGGAGGACGTCGTCGACCGGCACCGGGCCGCCGCGCGGGCCGCGGCGGTCGAGCAGGCGTCCGCGACTCCCGGCGCGAGTGCCGCGCGGCCCGTCATCGTCCAGCTCCAGTCCTTCCCCCGGACGTCGCGGGCGGACCGCTCGGCGCGGTCGGACGCCGCCGCGCACCCGGACCGCGCCGACCGAGCGGACGACGCCGGGCGGGCCGGGCGGTGAGCGGCCTGCTCCGTCGCCACCGCGACTTCCGGCTGCTGTGGTGCGGCGAGACCGCGGGCAGGTTCGGCACCGCGGTCACCGGGGTGGCGATGCCGCTGACGGCGGTCGCCGCACTGCGCGCCGACACCTTCGCGGTCGGCCTGCTGAGCGCCTGCGGCTGGCTGCCCTGGCTGCTGATCGGGCTGCCGGTCGGGGTCTGGGTGGACCGCACCCGCCGCCGCCCCCTGATGCTGGGCGCCGCCGCGCTCTCCCTGGCGGTGTTCGTCGCCGTCCCGGTCCTCGCCCGGTGCGGCGGGCTCGGCCTCGGCGTGCTGGGCGGCGCGGCCCTGCTGAGCGGCGCCGCCGCGGTGGTCTTCCAGACCGCCTACAGCGCCTACCTCCCCGGTCTGCTCGCCCCCGCCGACCAGGCCGAGGGCAACGCCAAACTGCACGGCAGCGCCTCCGCGGCGCAGCTCGTCGGGCAGGGCGCGGGCGGCTTCCTGGTCCAACTCGTCGGCGCCGCCAACGGATTGCTCGCCACCGCGGCCACCTTCCTGGTCTCGCTGCTCTGCCTGCTCGGCATCCGGCACCGGGAACCGCGCCCGGACCGCACGGGGGAGCGCGCCCGGCGGTCCCTGCGCGCCGAGGTCGCCGAGGGGCTGCGGCTGGTCTCCGGCGACGTCTGGCTCCGCACCCTGACGCTCTTCGGCGCCGCCTCCAACCTCGCCCTGATGGGGTACCAGTCGATCCTGCCGGTCTTCCTGGTCCGCACGGCCGGGCTGTCGCCGGGCACCGTCGGCACCCTGCTGGCGATGGCCGGCACCGGCGGGATCGCGGGCGCCCTCGCGGTCCGCCGGGTCGCCGCCCGGATCGGCACCGCCCGCGCCACCCTGCTCTTCGAACTCGGCCTGCCCGCCGCGGCGTTGCTCATCCCGCTCACCACCTCCGGGCCCGGCGTCGTCCTGTACGCCGTCGGCGGCTTCGGGATCTGCGCGGGAGTGGTCGGCGGCAACATCCTCAAGGTGAGCTTCCAGCAGGCGTACTGCCCGCCGGCGCTGCTCGGCCGGGTGACCGCCAGCGCCGCCTTCCTCAACTACGGCACGCTGCCGCTGGGCGCCCTGCTCGGCGGTGCGCTCGGCACGGCGCTCGGCGTCCGCACGGCCCTGTGGATCACCACCGCGGGCGTCCCGCTCGCCGCCCTGATGCTGCTGGCCTCGCCGATCCGTACGGCCCGCGACCTGCCCTCCCGCCGTGCGGCGGAGAGCGCCGACGCGCCCGACGGCGACCGCCTCGCGCGGCCCTGAGTCGCCGTCCCGCTCGCCGGGCTCGCCGGGTGCACTGGCTGCGCCGGCTGCACAACGACCGGGATCCCGCGGCCGGTCGGACCGGTCCCGTCATTCGGCCCGGTCCCGTCATTCGGCTTGGTCATCCGGCGGCCCGGTCATCCGGCTCCGTCACCCGGTCCCGTCACCCGGCCCACGGCCGGTTCCGGAGGACGCCCGGCGCGGCACCGGCCGCCCCGCCCACCGGCACCGTCTCCCCGGCGGGTGCGCCCGCGCCCGCCGGGACCGCCTCGTCGCCCCCGGCACCGAAGCGGTAGCCGGACCCCCACACCTCCGTCAGCGGACCCGGCGCGTCCGGTCCCGCCGCCAGTTCCGTCCGCAGCCGCGCCAGCAGCGCCGCCACCGCCGACAGATCGCCGAAGTCCCGCCCCCAGACCCGCCGGAGCAACTGCTCCCGGGAGAAGACCCGCCCCGGGTGCCGCATCAGGAACACCAGCAGCGCGAACTCGTCCGCCGTCAGGGAGAGTTCCCGGCCGGCCCGCGCCGCCCGCCCGGTCCCGGGATCGGCGGTCAGGTCCCCGGCCCGCAGGACGGGCGCGGCCTCGGCGCCCTTCGCCGCACGCCCGGCCCGGCGCAGCGCCTCGGCCACCCGCGCGACCAGCTCCGGCGCCCCGGCGCGGCCCGCCGCCGCTCCTGCCGCCCCGCCGCCCGCGGTCAACGACACCACGGGGACCGGCGCCCGAGCGCCGCTGCGCAGCCGGCGGCGCAGCCCCAGACCGTGGATCCCCGGCAGCGCCGGATCGAGGACGACGACGTGCGGACGGAAGTCCGCGGCCAGTTCGAGGGCGGTGAAGCCGTCGGTGGCGTACGCGGTGGTGTGGCCGGCGCGGGCCAGAGCCGCGGTGGCGGCCGTGGCGACGGCCGGGTCGTCCGCGACCACCAGGACGCGGTGCAAAGGCCCCGGTGCCGGATCCGGGGGAGCGGGCGGCACTGCCCGGCGCACCGTTCAGCCCGCCGTTCCCGGAAGGCGCGTCCGGCGGCGCGCCGTCAGGAGGGACCGCATACCTCCAGCCAACACCCGTCGGCCCGCCGCCGCGCGCCGAGGCCGGGTCCCGCCCGGCCGGGGCTCCCCGCTACTTCTCCAACTGCTCCCGCACCCGCCGGGACACCGTCAGCGCGTACAGGTCCAGCACGCCGGGCGGCTCCGCCAGGCCCGGCCCGCCGGCCCGCACCCAGGCGGCGATGTCCGCCAGCGCGTCGTCGTCGTTGACCAGCCCCAGCCACACCGGCCGCCCGCCCGCGGCCCGCCCGGCCGCCGAGGGCTGCACCACGACCACGTTCGCCTGGTCGCAGACGTCCAGGCACTCCGAGGCGCGGACCGGCGCCGCCCCGTCCAGCGCGGCCCGCAGCCGCGGTATCTGCCCGGTGTGGTCGACCCCCGGGATCTTCGCCGCGTCACCGCAGCAGCAGCCGCGGCAGACGGTCACCCGGCACTGTTGCGCGGTGGCCCGCTCCGCCCGCCCGGCACGCTTTTCGATCATCGGGCCATGCTACGTGCCGCCGCCGCGCCGCCCGCCGGCTCCCGGCCACCCGCCCCACCGCCCCCGGTCGCCCCTCCTGGCCACCCGTTACCCACTCGACGCCGGGGTACGACATTCCCGGGCCCGTTCCTGGATAGGAATCGGGGCATGTCCCTGACCAACTCCTCGTCCGGCGCCGGCGCCGGCACGGCGCGGACGCCCGGCAGCGGCGCCCCGGCCGCCATCCCCGGACCCGCCGGGCTCCCCGTGATCGGCTCCCTGCTCGACCTGCGCCGCGACTCCCTCGGCGCCTTCTTAAGAGCCCAGCGCGAACACGGCGACGTGGTCCGGCTCGAGGCCGGCCCGCCCGGACTCCGCAGCGTCTTCTACGCCGTCTTCGCGCCCGAAGGCGTCCAGCAGATCCTCGGCACCCAGGCCGCCAACTTCCGCAAGGACCACCCGCTCTACGAGGAGGTCCGCCAGGCGTTCGGCAACGGCCTGCTCACCAGCCAGGACGACGACTACCTCCGCCAGCGCCGGCTGGTCCAGCCGCTGTTCACCAAGCGCCGGGTCGACGGCTACGCCACGGCCGTCACCACCGAGGCCGACGCGGTCGCGGCCCGCTGGCGGTCGGCCGAGGAGGGCGTGGTCGACCTCGTCCCCGAGATGAACCGGCTCGCCCTGCGCACCGTCGCCCGGATCCTCTTCGGTCTGGACGTGGAGGCCGCGGTGGCCGCCATCCACCGCTCCGCCCCCGTCATCAACGACTACGTCGTACGCCGTGCCTACGCCCCCCTGAAGGTCCCCCGCGACTGGCCCACCCCCAGGAACCTCGGCAACCGCCGGGCCACCGTCGAACTCAACGCGCTGTGCGACCGGATCATCGCCGAACGCCGCGCGGCCGCCGCCACCGGCGGGGTCTCGGACCACGACGACCTGCTCTCCCTGCTGGCCGCGGCCGGCAACGACGAGGACGGCACCCTCGACGCCACCGAGGTCCGCGAACAGGTCCTGATCTTCCTGCTGGCCGGCCACGAGACCACCGCCACCTCCATGGCCTTCACCCTCCATCTGCTCGCCCGGCACCCCGGCGAACAGACCCGGATCCGCGCCGAACTCGCCCGGGTGCTCGGCGACCGCACCCCCACCGCCGCCGACCTGGACCGCCTGCCGCGACTCACCCGGGCCTTCAAGGAGTCCATGCGGCTCTACCCGGCGGCCCCGGTCGTCAGCCGCCGCGCCGTCGAGGCCACCGAGGTCGCCGGCTTCACCCTGCCGGCCGGCGCCGACGTCGTCGTCGCCCCCTGGGTCACCCACCGCCACCCGGACCTCTGGGAGGACCCCGAGCGGTTCGACCCGGACCGCTTCGCCCCCGAACGCGAGGCGGAGCGCCACCGCTACGCCTGGTTCCCGTTCGGCGGCGGCCCGCGCGCCTGCATCGGCCAGCACTTCTCGATGCTGG is a genomic window containing:
- a CDS encoding phosphotransferase family protein — its product is MSNGTPPPSAAGEAPPGLDLERLREHLDRERPGLVSGPLRAQLIEGGRSNLTYRVTDGADSWVVRRPPLGHVLATAHDMHREHRVISALHDTAVPVPEALLLCEDETVVGAPFYVMELVAGTPYRTTEQLAPLGPERTRAVVLSLVDTLVALHAVEPEAAGLADFGRPDGFLERQLRRWGKQLAASKNRALPGIDALHEALGRELPRSPAPTVVHGDYRLDNVLVGADDTITAVLDWEMSTLGDPLTDLGLLAMYCTDLGLPKSPVSTTSGAPGHPSPEELIARYAERSGRDTSRIAWYTAFAWFKLAVILEGIHYRYTLGQTVGAGFDRIGELVPVFIDRGLTTLKEG
- a CDS encoding MBL fold metallo-hydrolase, with amino-acid sequence MTDHQQASGAGANGTAAVAEPHLTELAPGVHAFVQPDGGWCLNNAGFVTDGTATLVVDTAATERRARLLRRRIAESGAPAPRTLVNTHHHGDHTYGNGVFAPEATIIGHAACRREVLAAGYQLHAVWPEVAYGDIRLTPPEVTFEDRLTVHVGEWEVHLIHPGPAHTPGDTIVWLPRQRVVFTGDLIFHGGTPFLLMGSLSGSLRAIEVLRSLGAETVVPGHGPVAGPEVYDEVERYLRYVGELAREGRAAGRTPLEVAREADPGAFGGLAEGERLVANLLRAYAELAGAAPGAPLDAAAGFGAMAELNGGVLPACHA
- a CDS encoding DUF202 domain-containing protein yields the protein MGASQGAGRGGRAPRPTAERDPGLQPERTRLAWRRTVLSAAVVAVLAGRQVLRSGAPGPVEVTLAALVALVWVAFAVAADLRMRTMAAGRPAALPARLALLVAGCTVGLAAGGAALLLPGR
- a CDS encoding YidH family protein, whose translation is MGPGIRLWFSPGRVREEGTTPDYRFSLANERTFLAWLRTGLALVGGGFAVDQFLPRLHGSLRLAFTVVLLVGGALCALRAVNHWVRCERAMRRGEDLPLSRFPAVLALCVGLLAVAVVVLTLIGWTN
- a CDS encoding NUDIX hydrolase, which translates into the protein MTDQRPRTAQEPLNADEVLDVVDEQDRVVGQAPRAVAYARRLRTRCAFILVRDAEDRIFVHRRTPRKLVFPSHYDMFVGGVVGTGESYDQAALREAEEELGVSGLPRPEPLFRFLYETPEHTWWSAVYQVRCTLPVAPQKAEIDWHAFLSEEELARQLDVWPWTPDGLAAYRELTARRAAGEG
- a CDS encoding glucose 1-dehydrogenase, whose amino-acid sequence is MSESTPAAPAADLTGKTVVLTGAARGLGAAAAERAVAAGAHVVLTDVLREEGAATATRLGEPARFLAHDVTSEEDWQRVADFAVAEFGGIDGLVNNAGISTGAPLETISADFFRKVLDVNLTGVFIGMKTVLPAMKERGAGSIVNISSAAGLMGLAMTGGYGASKWGVRGLTKIGAVEWGTARVRVNSVHPGMTYTPMTAQVGIEVGEGRYPNTPMARVGEAHEIAGAVAFLLSDAASYITGAELAVDGGWTTGPTVKYVMGQ
- a CDS encoding TetR/AcrR family transcriptional regulator, translated to MPRTSGPETREKLIRAAEEVFAAQGVDGAQLRDIVALAGQSNPSAVQYHFGSRAGLLDAVMAGRLARTEAALAPPLTTAEAGAPALRELIGLLVTAEATELRTDRGRRCLRISAQLSHESGVRSGVPHPTLAGTAYWRLICRVAAALAAAGLAEPVRLERLDLALTLIGAALADRARHYLDGAAPLTGEELFLADLTGTTTAFLLAAAPEPKEFP
- a CDS encoding DMT family transporter → MTVILLALAAACCLGTGFVLQQIAAQHAPPQDYLSFRLLLDLVRMPRWVAGIVLMVTGMALGAVALGMGDITLVEPLMATNLLFAMALARRLSRQRLGHSGWAGLCLLAGGVTAFIVAGQPHGGRNSEVGQLAQWLIMGGVLSAALLLAAIAKRERVHVSLEAALLGVAAGLLYGLQDALTRISGLRFGAGGWRALLTSWHPYAIVVLGVLALVMVQSAFESAPLRMSLPALTAAQPLAGIACGVGFLGDQLRVTPGALAFQAAGIAAVVAGIVLIGSHPAMPPGAGATDSSRELQPR
- a CDS encoding winged helix-turn-helix domain-containing protein; protein product: MTTHDEGPCVEVPQGDVPRGAPSSRGPDDSAAAPARRPTRRMDARSLRGLAHPLRMRILELLTLDGPDTATGLSRRLGENTGTVSWHLRQLAAHDFIEEEAGRGTRRERWWRAVAVSRQLNTTDFRDDPDARGPLSVYVHELVQQHFHQVVGYLAEDWGPEWRDAGAIVQWHDLRLTPDQLAALNKEMEDVVDRHRAAARAAAVEQASATPGASAARPVIVQLQSFPRTSRADRSARSDAAAHPDRADRADDAGRAGR
- a CDS encoding MFS transporter; translation: MSGLLRRHRDFRLLWCGETAGRFGTAVTGVAMPLTAVAALRADTFAVGLLSACGWLPWLLIGLPVGVWVDRTRRRPLMLGAAALSLAVFVAVPVLARCGGLGLGVLGGAALLSGAAAVVFQTAYSAYLPGLLAPADQAEGNAKLHGSASAAQLVGQGAGGFLVQLVGAANGLLATAATFLVSLLCLLGIRHREPRPDRTGERARRSLRAEVAEGLRLVSGDVWLRTLTLFGAASNLALMGYQSILPVFLVRTAGLSPGTVGTLLAMAGTGGIAGALAVRRVAARIGTARATLLFELGLPAAALLIPLTTSGPGVVLYAVGGFGICAGVVGGNILKVSFQQAYCPPALLGRVTASAAFLNYGTLPLGALLGGALGTALGVRTALWITTAGVPLAALMLLASPIRTARDLPSRRAAESADAPDGDRLARP
- a CDS encoding response regulator transcription factor, whose translation is MVADDPAVATAATAALARAGHTTAYATDGFTALELAADFRPHVVVLDPALPGIHGLGLRRRLRSGARAPVPVVSLTAGGGAAGAAAGRAGAPELVARVAEALRRAGRAAKGAEAAPVLRAGDLTADPGTGRAARAGRELSLTADEFALLVFLMRHPGRVFSREQLLRRVWGRDFGDLSAVAALLARLRTELAAGPDAPGPLTEVWGSGYRFGAGGDEAVPAGAGAPAGETVPVGGAAGAAPGVLRNRPWAG
- a CDS encoding cytochrome P450, with translation MSLTNSSSGAGAGTARTPGSGAPAAIPGPAGLPVIGSLLDLRRDSLGAFLRAQREHGDVVRLEAGPPGLRSVFYAVFAPEGVQQILGTQAANFRKDHPLYEEVRQAFGNGLLTSQDDDYLRQRRLVQPLFTKRRVDGYATAVTTEADAVAARWRSAEEGVVDLVPEMNRLALRTVARILFGLDVEAAVAAIHRSAPVINDYVVRRAYAPLKVPRDWPTPRNLGNRRATVELNALCDRIIAERRAAAATGGVSDHDDLLSLLAAAGNDEDGTLDATEVREQVLIFLLAGHETTATSMAFTLHLLARHPGEQTRIRAELARVLGDRTPTAADLDRLPRLTRAFKESMRLYPAAPVVSRRAVEATEVAGFTLPAGADVVVAPWVTHRHPDLWEDPERFDPDRFAPEREAERHRYAWFPFGGGPRACIGQHFSMLESVLALATLLRSHELEAIDQEVPVAAGITLQATGPARVRLRTL